The genomic segment CCGGGCTGGACCGGGTCAGCGGCGGGCGCGTGGTGCTGCTCGGCAACGACATCACCCTCGCGCCCGACAGCGCGCTCACCGCGTTGCGCCGCAGCGCCATCGGGTTCGTCTTCCAGAGCTTCAACCTGCTGGGCGCGCTGACCGCCGAGCAGAACGTCGCGCTGCCGTTGCGGCTGGCCGGGGCGCGCGTGGCGAAGGACGAGGTGCACGCGGTACTGGCGTCGGTCGGGCTGGGGGACCGGATCCGGCACCGGCCGCGTGAGCTGTCCGGCGGCCAGCAGCAGCGGGTGGCGATCGCCCGCGCGATGGTGACCCGGCCCGCCGTGTTGTTCGCCGACGAACCCACCGGCGCGCTGGATTCGAAGTCGGCGCGCGGGGTGCTGCGGCTGCTCCGCGAGATGGTCGACCACGCGCGGCAGACCGTGGTGATGGTGACCCACGACCCGATGGCGGCGGCCGCCGCGGACGCGGTGGTGTTCCTGTCCGACGGGCGGCTCGTCGACCGCCTGGACCGGCCCACCGCCCGGCAGGTGGCCGACCGGCTCGCGAGCCTGGAGTCGTGATGCTACGGCTTTCGGTGAGCACGTTCGGGGACAAGCGCAGGCTGTTCGGGGGAGCGCTGCTGACCGTGGCGCTCGGGGTGGCGCTGGTGCAGTCGTCGCTGCTGCTGATGGGGTCGACGGCACGGGCGCGGATCCCGGACGGGCTCGATCCGGCCACCGCGGACCGCGTCCGGTCCGGGTTCGACGGCGCGGCCACGCTGATGGGCATGACCGTGCTGCTGTCCGGCTTCCTCGGTTTCTTCATCGTCGGCTCCACGTTCGCGTTCACCGTGGCGCAGCGGCGGCGGGAACTCGCGCTGCTGAGGCTGGTCGGCGGCGGGCGCGGGCAGTTGTACCGGCTGCTGCTCGCCGAAGCGCTGCTGCTGGGGGTGACCGGCACCGCGCTCGGGGTACCGCTCGGCGTGGTGGCGACCTGGCCGCAGTCATGGCTGCTGAACGCGCTCGGCCTGGTGCCGGACGACTTCTCGGCGACGTGGGAGCCCCGCGTGCTGTGGGTGTCCGGTTTCGTCGGCATCGGGGTGTCACTGCTCGGCGTGCTCAGCGCGGCTCGCCGGGCGGCGGCGGTCCAGCCGCTGGAAGCGTTGCGGGACAGCGGTTCCGTGCACCGGGTGATGACCGTCGGCCGCTGGCTGACCGGGGTGTCCATGGTCGCCTTCTGCGCCGGGCTGGTGGTGCTCGCGCAACGCGTGGAACTGGCCGGGGCGCTGGCGATGTCGATGATGGTGGCCATCGTCGGCGCGGCCGGGTTGAGCGTGCTGAGCCCGCTGGTGGTGCCGCTGGCCGGGCGGGTGCTCGGGCTGCTGCTGCGGTCCACCGTGCTCGGTCAGGTGGCCGAGGCGAACCTGCGCGACGGCGTGCGCCGCAGCGCGTCGACCGCCGCTCCGCTGATCGTGCTGACCGGGCTGGTGCTCGGGCTGGCGGGCACGATGGCCTCGCTGACCGAGCTGAGCGAGCAGGAGCAGCAGCGCACCACGGTGGGTGATCTGGTGGTCGAGTCGACCGGCGCCGAGGCCGACCGGATCGCCACGCTCCCCGGCGTGGCCGGGGTTTCGGTGGAGGTTCCGGTGCCCATCCACATCCAGGCCGACCTGCGCGAGCAAGGCTGGTCTCGCACGGAGAACTACTACGACGGGCTGACGGTGGTCGATCCGGCCGCCTACCGCGAGGCGCACCTGATCCGGCCGCGTGCGGGTGACCTGGCCGAACTGCGCGGGGACACCATCGCGGTCGGGCCCGCGCTGGTGGGTGAAGGCATCCGGGTCGGCGATGCGGTGCGCGCCACCTTCCCCGACGGCGAGAAGCAGTTGCGGGTGGTGGCGGTGATGCCGGAGACCGTCGCGGAGGGCGCCAGTTTCCTGCTGCCCAGGGAAGCCGTGCCCGCCGAGGTCGTGGCCGAGGCGCCCGCGGTCTCGCTGGTCCGGCTGGCGCCCGGCGCCGATCCGGCCGCGGTGAACATCGGCGATGTGTCCACTTTGGACGACTGGATCGCCGCGGACGTGGAAAAGCAGCAGCAGGACAACGCCGCGTTCCTGGCCGCGCTGATGGGGCTCTCCGGGCTCTACGCGGCGGTCGCCGTGGTCAACGCCGTGGTGATGGCGGGGGCCGAGCGCGGGGTGGAGTTCGCCGCCGCGCGGGTGACCGGGCTGACCCGGCGGCAGGTGGTGTGGATGGCGCTGATCGAGGCGTGGGCGGTGACCGTGATCGGGCTGGGCCTCGGCTGCCTGACCCTGGCCGGGGTGCTGGTCGGCATGCCGGTGGTCGCGGTGCCCTGGCGGCTGCTCGGCTTCCTCGCCGCCGGTGCGTTCACCGCGGTCGGCGTGACCAGCGTGTGGACCACGCTGCTGGCGACGCGCCCGTCACCGGTTTCGCTGGTGGCCGCGCGCGAGTGATCAGCGCAGTTCGCTGCCCTTCGTCTCGGGCAGTGTCAGGATCACCAGGAAGGCGACAGCGGCGCCGGCGGCCACGTAGATGAAGAACAGGTTCGGCTGCCCGATGGTGGCGAGCCAGCTGATCAGCAGCGGCGCGGTGCCGCCGAAGACCGCGACGGTCAGGTTGTACCAGGCGCCGATGCCCAGCGCGCGCAGCTCGGTCGGGAACAGCTCGGACATGATCGCCGGTGCGATCGAGGTCATCGCGGTGTACAGGCCGAGACCGACGCAGAACACCACCAGCAGGTTCCCGAAGCCCGGCCGGACCAAAGTGGACAGCGGGATGATCAGCACCGCGATGGCCGCCGACCACACCAGCAACTGCGGTTTGCGGCCGTAGCGGTCGGCCAGCGCGCCCATCGGGTACTGCAGCGCGACGAACAACGCGGTGGCGATCGACAGCGCCAGGAACACCTCGGTGTCGTCGGCCTTGCGGGTCTTCACCGCGAACGGGGTCAGCGCGCTGAAGAAGGTGTAGTAGCAGAGCGTGGACAGCATGGTGAAGCCGATCAGCCTGCCGACCGACTTCGGGTGCTCGCGCAGGGTGGTCAGCAGCGGGCGCTCCACCCGGCGCGCGGTCGACTTGTTCTCCTCGAACTGCTCGGTCTCCACCAGGCTGCGCCGCAGCCACAGCCCGATCAGCCCCATCACCCCGCCGAGCAGGAACGGGATGCGCCAGCCCCATGAGTTGAGGTCGTCCTTGGTCAGCGTCTCGGCGAGCACGTAGCCGAGCACCGAGGCGATCAGCACGGCGGTGCCGGTGGAGATGTAGAAGAAGGAGGAGTACCGGCCGCGGCGCGGGGCCGGGGCGATCTCGCCGAGGTAGGCCGAGGCGTTGGACACCTCGCCGCCGAGCGAGAGGCCCTGCGCCACCCTGGCCAGCAGCAGCAGGATCGGCGCCAGCCAGCCGACCTGCTCGTAGGTGGGCAGCACTCCGATCATCACCGAGCCGCCGGCCATCAGCACGATGGTCAGGATCATCGCCGGCTTGCGGCCCTTGAGGTCGGCGAACCGGCCGAGCAGGTAGCCGCCCAGCGGGCGGAAGAAGAACGCCAGCGCGTAGGTGGCGAAGGTGTTCACCTGGGACAGTTCGCCGGGGAAGAAGGCCGCGGCGAAGTAGATGCTGAAGGTCGCGTAGATGGTCCAGTCGAACCACTCGAGCGCGTTGCCCACGCTCGCCGCGAACAGTTTCCGGACCGGGAGGCGGTGCTGCACCTGGGGGTTCGACTCGACCATGTTGACCTCCGCGCTCGGTCCGGTTGAGGCAGGACCTTGCCACACGGATGGGTGAGTTGGAAGATCCCCGTTCCGGCGTGGAGTCAGTTCTTGTGCTTCTGGTAGTACCGCGCGACCCGGGCCCGGTTGCCGCAGACCGCCGGTGAGCACCAGCGGCGGCGGGGGTGCGCGGGCAGGAACAGCAGCAGGCAGTCCTCGGCCTCGCAGTTCGTGACGCGGGTGACCGAGTCGCTGCCGAGCAGGTCGGCGGCCGCTTCGGCGAGTTCGGCGACGAGCCGCGCGACGCGGTCGCCGTCCCGGCGCGGGCTGGCCACGACCGTCGAACCGTCCCAGGTCAACTCCCGGTAGGCGGGTGCCGCTCGCTGCGCTTCGGTCAGCGCGCGCAACGCGGACACCGGCGGTCGCCTGCCGTGCCGCGCTTCTTCGACGGCCGTGGCGATGTGCGCGCGGATGCCGATGACCGCCTCGAGTGCGGCTTCGGAGGCGGGGGCGGCGGTGAGCCGTCCGGCCTGGGCGTCGAGCCACGCCGCGAGCGCGCCGGTGGTCGGCAGCAGCTCGCCGGTCGAGTCCCGGGTGTTGACCAGGTCCAGCGCCAGCGGTTCGCCCAGCAGCGGAAACATGGGCTAATGCTACATCACGGGGTTGACCCATTAGGTCGGCGGCGGCTATACCTAATGCATCTTCGACCGATGGAGGCATGTGAAATGACGATCGTCCAGGTGTGGCACGGGTTCACCGAGGTGGCTGGGGTGCGGGTGTTCCACCGGGAGGCTGGGCCGCCGGACGCGCCCGTGGTCCTGCTGCTGCACGGTTTCCCGTCGGCGTCGCACCAGTACCGGCGGCTGATGGAGGTGCTCGGCACGCGGTACCGGCTGATCGCGCCCGACCTGCCCGGGTTCGGGCACACGGAGGTGCCCGCCGGGTTCGCCTACACCTTCGACCGGCTGTCCGAGGTCGTCGAAGACTTCTGCGTGGCGCTCGGGCTGGACCGGTTCGCGATGTACGTCTTCGACTACGGCGGGCCGGTCGGCTTCCGCATGGCCGCGCGGCACCCCGGGTGGATCACCGATCTGGTGGTGCAGAACAGCAACGCCTACGAGGAAGGTCTCACCGAGCTGGCGCGCGGCTTCGTCGCGAGCCGCCGCGAGGACGTCAGCGCCATCCGCGAGGTGCTCACGCTGGAGGCGACGCGTGGGCAGTACGAAGGCGGTACCGGCGACGTCTCGGTCGTCGCGCCGGACGGCTGGATCCTCGACCAGTACTTCCTGGAGCTGCCGGGACGCGAGGAAATCCAGACCGAGCTGGCGCTCGACTACAAGTCCAATGTGGAGCGTTACCCCGAATGGCACGAGTACCTGCGGCGGTACCGGCCGCGGACACTGATCCTGTGGGGCGTGAACGACCCGTTCTTCGGTGCGGACGGCGCGAAGGCGTACCTGCGTGACCTACCGGACGCGCGGTTGCACCTGTTCGACACCGGCCACTTCGCCCTGGAGGAGAAGCTGCCCGAGATGGCTCCGCTGATCGACGAGTTCCTGGGCGGTCAGGAGGTCGCGGCGAGGGCGAAGGGCAGCACGGCGGGCGCCCCCGCCTGACGCAGCAGCCGGGCGGCGATGGCCATCGTCCAGCCGGTGTCGGTCACGTCGTCGATCAGCAGCACCGGCCCGGACAGTCCGGCCACCGCCTCCGCCAGTTCCGGCGGCAGTGAGAGCCGGTTCCACA from the Amycolatopsis magusensis genome contains:
- a CDS encoding FtsX-like permease family protein, with translation MSTFGDKRRLFGGALLTVALGVALVQSSLLLMGSTARARIPDGLDPATADRVRSGFDGAATLMGMTVLLSGFLGFFIVGSTFAFTVAQRRRELALLRLVGGGRGQLYRLLLAEALLLGVTGTALGVPLGVVATWPQSWLLNALGLVPDDFSATWEPRVLWVSGFVGIGVSLLGVLSAARRAAAVQPLEALRDSGSVHRVMTVGRWLTGVSMVAFCAGLVVLAQRVELAGALAMSMMVAIVGAAGLSVLSPLVVPLAGRVLGLLLRSTVLGQVAEANLRDGVRRSASTAAPLIVLTGLVLGLAGTMASLTELSEQEQQRTTVGDLVVESTGAEADRIATLPGVAGVSVEVPVPIHIQADLREQGWSRTENYYDGLTVVDPAAYREAHLIRPRAGDLAELRGDTIAVGPALVGEGIRVGDAVRATFPDGEKQLRVVAVMPETVAEGASFLLPREAVPAEVVAEAPAVSLVRLAPGADPAAVNIGDVSTLDDWIAADVEKQQQDNAAFLAALMGLSGLYAAVAVVNAVVMAGAERGVEFAAARVTGLTRRQVVWMALIEAWAVTVIGLGLGCLTLAGVLVGMPVVAVPWRLLGFLAAGAFTAVGVTSVWTTLLATRPSPVSLVAARE
- a CDS encoding MFS transporter, whose protein sequence is MVESNPQVQHRLPVRKLFAASVGNALEWFDWTIYATFSIYFAAAFFPGELSQVNTFATYALAFFFRPLGGYLLGRFADLKGRKPAMILTIVLMAGGSVMIGVLPTYEQVGWLAPILLLLARVAQGLSLGGEVSNASAYLGEIAPAPRRGRYSSFFYISTGTAVLIASVLGYVLAETLTKDDLNSWGWRIPFLLGGVMGLIGLWLRRSLVETEQFEENKSTARRVERPLLTTLREHPKSVGRLIGFTMLSTLCYYTFFSALTPFAVKTRKADDTEVFLALSIATALFVALQYPMGALADRYGRKPQLLVWSAAIAVLIIPLSTLVRPGFGNLLVVFCVGLGLYTAMTSIAPAIMSELFPTELRALGIGAWYNLTVAVFGGTAPLLISWLATIGQPNLFFIYVAAGAAVAFLVILTLPETKGSELR
- a CDS encoding ABC transporter ATP-binding protein — its product is MRVVPAIELWEVTREYGERQARVRALDRVSIGFPPGTWTAVMGPSGSGKSTLLHCAAGLDRVSGGRVVLLGNDITLAPDSALTALRRSAIGFVFQSFNLLGALTAEQNVALPLRLAGARVAKDEVHAVLASVGLGDRIRHRPRELSGGQQQRVAIARAMVTRPAVLFADEPTGALDSKSARGVLRLLREMVDHARQTVVMVTHDPMAAAAADAVVFLSDGRLVDRLDRPTARQVADRLASLES
- a CDS encoding CGNR zinc finger domain-containing protein; protein product: MFPLLGEPLALDLVNTRDSTGELLPTTGALAAWLDAQAGRLTAAPASEAALEAVIGIRAHIATAVEEARHGRRPPVSALRALTEAQRAAPAYRELTWDGSTVVASPRRDGDRVARLVAELAEAAADLLGSDSVTRVTNCEAEDCLLLFLPAHPRRRWCSPAVCGNRARVARYYQKHKN
- a CDS encoding alpha/beta fold hydrolase; the encoded protein is MTIVQVWHGFTEVAGVRVFHREAGPPDAPVVLLLHGFPSASHQYRRLMEVLGTRYRLIAPDLPGFGHTEVPAGFAYTFDRLSEVVEDFCVALGLDRFAMYVFDYGGPVGFRMAARHPGWITDLVVQNSNAYEEGLTELARGFVASRREDVSAIREVLTLEATRGQYEGGTGDVSVVAPDGWILDQYFLELPGREEIQTELALDYKSNVERYPEWHEYLRRYRPRTLILWGVNDPFFGADGAKAYLRDLPDARLHLFDTGHFALEEKLPEMAPLIDEFLGGQEVAARAKGSTAGAPA